The following proteins are co-located in the Manduca sexta isolate Smith_Timp_Sample1 unplaced genomic scaffold, JHU_Msex_v1.0 HiC_scaffold_1013, whole genome shotgun sequence genome:
- the LOC115455475 gene encoding translation initiation factor IF-2, with translation MEGVAGTSGATITDVDSESSGSVSSVRSRRLWRRHSRSIDSVSLHFTSDTDEPAPKTLATDGRGRGASSLGRADADEDRPVLKEDLRECGQIVRAIVRKSGNLKGTSQKALNRVINLIIRYVEQPESAAIARLEEERKKAKEESARLEATVKGLQEENASLRRRLDELEASSSKAPTEELWAMVEARVQARVESALMGPAQRPTLAHEKKAAPGDTQLPVTSGFVGGAPNNGKPAKNKGKGKAKGAAEPAPPLSAPATGPSSAPPTAVAGPSRAPAKTGGKKKKTKKDTPAQAAPEPRPLPPAPTSMETPWVVVAKRTERRRKGPLRHQRQTRNRHNQHVGRSQNCGHHALRP, from the exons ATGGAGGGAGTGGCCGGAACATCCGGGGCCACAATCACAGACGTAGATTCAGAGTCGAGCGGAAGTGTCTCTTCCGTCCGGAGCAGGAGGCTCTGGAGGAGGCATTCCCGCTCGATTGACAGTGTGTCACTACACTTCACTAGTGACACTGACGAGCCGGCGCCGAAGACACTAGCAACCGACGGCCGAGGGAGAGGGGCGTCCTCCCTCGGTCG GGCCGACGCGGACGAGGACCGCCCCGTCCTTAAGGAGGACCTTAGAGAGTGTGGGCAGATTGTGCGGGCAATCGTAAGGAAATCGGGCAATCTGAAGGGAACTTCACAGAAGGCCCTAAACCGGGTGATCAACCTCATCATCCGGTACGTGGAGCAGCCCGAGTCTGCCGCGATAGCCCGCCTCGAAGAGGAAAGAAAAAAGGCTAAGGAGGAAAGCGCCCGCCTCGAAGCTACCGTCAAAGGGCTGCAAGAAGAGAACGCCTCGCTCCGCCGCAGGTTAGACGAGCTGGAGGCGTCATCCAGTAAAGCCCCGACAGAAGAATTGTGGGCAATGGTCGAGGCTAGGGTCCAGGCCAGGGTGGAGTCGGCCCTGATGGGGCCAGCCCAGAGGCCCACTCTGGCCCACGAAAAGAAGGCCGCCCCCGGGGACACGCAGCTCCCTGTGACGAGCGGCTTCGTAGGAGGGGCGCCTAACAACGGCAAACCGGCGAAGAACAAGGGGAAGGGGAAGGCGAAAGGAGCAGCCGAACCAGCTCCGCCCCTCTCCGCTCCTGCGACTGGGCCCTCTAGCGCGCCGCCAACAGCTGTCGCTGGTCCTTCCAGGGCCCCGGCAAAAACAGGGGGAAAGAAGAAAAAGACGAAGAAGGACACGCCAGCACAAGCCGCTCCGGAGCCCCGCCCGCTGCCGCCGGCTCCGACCTCGATGGAAACGCCGTGGGTCGTGGTGGCCAAAAGAACAGAAAGAAGAAGGAAAGGCCCGCTCCGACATCAGCGGCAAACACGCAACCGCCACAATCAACACGTCGGGCGGAGCCAAAACTGCGGCCACCACGCTCTGCGGCCGTAA